A section of the Enterococcus montenegrensis genome encodes:
- a CDS encoding urocanate hydratase: MIDLKDIEQAMTVKLDDFLPEKTIFQEGIRRAPDRGFRLTKEQTELALKNALRYVHPKYHEVVIPEFLEELKTRGRIYGYRWYPKERIYGKPIDEYQGNCTAAKAMQVMIDNNLDFSVALYPYELVTYGETGQVCSNWMQYNLIKKYLEIMTDEQTLVVESGHPLGLFKSKKDAPRVIITNGLLVGEYDNIDDWEIAEEMGVTNYGQMTAGGWMYIGPQGIVHGTFNTLLNAGRLKLGIADDGDLAGKLFISSGLGGMSGAQGKAGEIANAVAIIAEVDRSRIDTRLEQGWISNLATTPAEAVKIASEYLARKEKTSIAYHGNIVDLLEYIAQHDIHVDLLSDQTSCHNVYNGGYCPAGITFEERTELLAKDSSKFHQLVDETLKRHYHVIESLVAKGTYFFDYGNSFMKAIYDSGIKEISKNGVDDKDGFIWPSYVEDIMGPMLFDYGYGPFRWVCLSGNHEDLVATDHAAMEVIDPNRRYQDRDNYNWIRDAEKNQLVVGTQARILYQDCMGRVNIALKFNELVREGKIGPVMLGRDHHDVSGTDSPFRETSNIKDGSNVCADMATQCYAGNAARGMSLIALHNGGGVGIGKSINGGFGLVLDGSKLVDDIIKSAIAWDTMGGVARRSWARNDHAIETSIEYNKMNKGTDHITIPYLANQSMIDTAINTLFK; this comes from the coding sequence ATGATTGACTTAAAAGACATCGAACAAGCGATGACGGTAAAATTAGATGACTTTTTACCAGAGAAAACTATTTTTCAAGAGGGAATTCGGCGAGCACCCGACCGCGGGTTTCGCTTAACGAAGGAACAAACTGAGCTTGCATTGAAAAATGCCCTGCGTTATGTCCATCCAAAATACCATGAAGTTGTGATTCCTGAATTTCTGGAAGAATTAAAAACACGGGGACGGATTTATGGTTATCGTTGGTACCCCAAAGAACGGATTTACGGAAAGCCTATTGATGAATACCAAGGAAATTGCACGGCTGCAAAAGCAATGCAAGTTATGATTGATAACAATTTGGACTTTTCAGTTGCTCTTTATCCTTATGAATTAGTCACATATGGCGAAACTGGACAAGTTTGTTCCAACTGGATGCAATATAATCTAATAAAAAAATACCTTGAAATTATGACAGACGAACAAACTTTAGTAGTGGAATCTGGCCACCCACTAGGTCTTTTCAAATCTAAAAAGGATGCGCCTCGCGTAATTATCACAAATGGTTTGTTGGTAGGAGAATATGATAATATCGACGATTGGGAAATCGCCGAAGAAATGGGTGTAACCAACTATGGACAAATGACAGCAGGCGGCTGGATGTATATTGGACCACAAGGGATTGTACACGGCACTTTTAATACACTTTTAAATGCTGGACGCTTAAAATTGGGAATTGCCGACGATGGTGATCTAGCAGGAAAATTATTTATTTCTTCTGGTCTTGGGGGCATGTCCGGTGCACAAGGGAAGGCCGGAGAAATTGCCAATGCGGTGGCAATCATTGCAGAAGTTGACCGTTCACGTATTGATACTCGTTTAGAACAGGGTTGGATTTCTAATCTTGCTACTACGCCGGCAGAAGCTGTAAAAATTGCGTCAGAGTATCTTGCCAGAAAAGAAAAAACATCAATTGCTTATCATGGAAATATCGTGGACTTGTTAGAATATATTGCGCAACATGATATCCATGTTGATTTATTATCTGACCAAACTTCTTGCCATAATGTCTATAATGGCGGTTATTGTCCCGCCGGAATTACATTTGAAGAAAGAACAGAACTACTCGCAAAAGACAGCTCGAAATTCCATCAACTCGTAGATGAAACGCTAAAACGACACTATCATGTCATTGAATCACTTGTTGCCAAAGGAACTTATTTCTTTGACTATGGCAATTCATTTATGAAGGCTATTTATGATTCCGGTATTAAAGAGATTTCTAAAAACGGCGTGGATGATAAAGACGGTTTTATTTGGCCTTCTTATGTAGAAGATATCATGGGCCCGATGTTGTTTGATTATGGCTATGGCCCCTTCCGTTGGGTTTGCTTGAGTGGCAACCATGAAGACTTAGTGGCAACCGATCATGCCGCGATGGAAGTTATTGATCCTAATCGTCGCTATCAAGATCGCGATAACTACAACTGGATTCGTGATGCGGAAAAAAATCAACTTGTTGTTGGCACGCAAGCACGCATTTTATATCAAGATTGCATGGGTAGAGTAAATATCGCACTAAAATTCAATGAATTGGTTCGAGAAGGAAAAATTGGCCCAGTTATGCTTGGGCGTGATCACCACGACGTTTCCGGAACAGATTCACCATTCCGAGAAACATCCAATATAAAAGATGGCAGCAATGTTTGTGCCGATATGGCAACACAGTGTTATGCAGGCAACGCTGCTCGTGGAATGTCATTAATTGCGCTTCATAACGGCGGTGGTGTTGGCATCGGAAAATCAATCAACGGTGGGTTTGGCCTTGTATTAGACGGTTCAAAATTAGTAGATGATATTATTAAATCTGCTATCGCTTGGGATACAATGGGCGGTGTAGCACGTCGTAGTTGGGCACGAAATGATCACGCCATTGAAACATCGATTGAATATAACAAAATGAATAAAGGTACTGATCATATCACAATTCCTTACCTAGCTAATCAAAGTATGATTGACACCGCAATCAATACGCTTTTTAAATAA